The nucleotide sequence TCCAATCTTGGACAACCCCCTTTGAGTTGACCCTTCCCCTTTTTGTCCACAAACCTAGTGATACACCATCAATGCTTATGGTAGAAACACTCTTAAAAAATTACTCCACTGGACTCAAAGAttgcatttattttttgcagctaGGCAAGTTCTCTAACATGTTAATTTGTGTCTTAATTTGCACATACACGTtgctacatatatataattttctaaGACTCACTGCCTGAACATTTGTGACAAACACACATCCCTACAGTGTAGCCCTGAAAATCTCAATTTGGGGAGCAAACCGCACTGGAGTAAATTCGAGAATTTTATCTATCTCCGGGTTGCAGTAGAATTTTGAAGACCAGTGAAGTCCATATTGTGGCTTTTGGGGGATAAATATGCTATAAAAAGACCAGGGATAGGACATGCTGCAGTCTGTTGCACATTTTCTATAACCTGTTACTTCAATGAGCCACAGCATGCGTATATCACTAAACATATTACTTTTGGCTAttgtgttatttaaaaaaaatcaaatttatgAATTGGTCGTTACACTGGGCTTCTGGAAGGTTTGTCGCTTCTGTTTTTAACAGAGCAGTGAATGATGTCCTGTACCAAATTTTCAGACAGATTCCAATGAATTCTTTTGGAGTCCATTGGATCCCATAATGGTACCGGTCAGGTTTTTGGTTGGGGTTCTGGTATATTTGACAGCAAGAACAACACTGCAAACAAAGCTTTTTTTTGCCATCAGAGACACTCCAAACGTATGGGAAAAATGGTTAAAATGAGTAGagctaaggttctgttcacatttacaATTGATATTCAAGGGTTGGTCGTCCTTGCAAATGAAAACattatatattacgtgtgtgcgTCCACTGTCTCCATTTACCCTCATCATTAAACAAAACACTGAAATCTGCTGCTGAACAAGAGCTATTTATTagtataacactttttttccccaaagtTTCAATAGCAAATGAAGTATGTACAAATCCTTACAGCATTTACatcataaaaaagtttttttctattttgtatCGGCCTgctaaaaagttaacaaaatactGTGAGGACCTCTAAGCACTGTAACAAAATAGCTGGGCTTGCAGTTCCTGTTCAAGTACACTTGTCGCCAGATACATACAGAAAAGGCAGCCATTTAGTGTATTGGTTAGGTCATTACTAGCGAATGTATAAATTGCATTTTCGTAAATATTGGCTTAACCGACAAAATAGCTGTCGTCACTGGATGCAGGCAAAATGTGCATATCAAAATGCTTCACAGAAGAACGCCAGCTGATACTCCACTGGGAAGACACgtaaaaagacaaaaacaaaaaagtaaccTAGAAGAAGGCCGACGTGCAGAAGAACTGCCATGAGACGATGAAAGGAGTTTTAAATATTTAAAACTACaataatttcaagtgagacaaACATTCATAGACAGAGATGCAAGACAACAAATACAATTCAGCTAGAGTCCAGCTGGTGAGGCTTTTCCAGAATTGGAGATTTGTTTTATACTGATATGGCTGTAGATTTCCATCATGCTTAATGCGACTGGAAAATAAAAATGGTTGTATGGATTTGCGATGATTGGTTCTTTTGAAGGCAGCTTATAGGAGGTGTAGGTCTCATCACATTACTCTGGTCAAAAGTTTAAGACTTGGAAAGGCAGCAAAATGAGTCATAAAAGACTACTGCTCCTTTGTATGATAGCATTTctgcctaatatatatatatatatatatatatatatatatatatatatatgaacaacATTCTATACTGCAGATGCCCCTGAACTTCACTTGCCCAGATTACTCCCCAATTGGCAAATcataataaagaattaaaaaaaaaattaaaacaatgactGCAGTGCCAAGTGTATGAGGCATCCCGTACGATATGAAGTAGATGAAACCATATTAAAGAATAAAATAtttctcataaaaaaaaaaaaacgttgcaaGAACAAAaacagtaatattttttttttcccctcttatattaaaaaaactaacaTGTAAGCAAGTACTTGACAGCATTCTTATTTTTCAATGGAAAAGGTCAtcaataaagtatatatatatatatatatatataaatgtatataaaaacaCAATAAGACCTATGCGTGTTTATGTCTACCTTTGTCGTCATGTAAAcattacagtccatcactcacctGCATACATTACAGACAGCCTTCATTGAACTAAAGACTGCCTTGACAATACTAATGGCTTGACTGAGGCACTTGGCACTTTGGGCCTCCTTGCGTCAGCAACTATTGCTACTGTAGTTCCTAGTAAACTTGCAGACTTTGTATAGATCTAGCCTGCCAAACGTGTGCCTCCACTGTGTGTAGGGGATAGATTTCTAACACAAAGCTAATAAACTTTGAACTGGTCTTAAACTTTTGGCAGATAGTGAGCATAGCCATTTAGGCTTTGTAGTATTTGTTCAAGTGAAAGCcaggtcagttcacatgttgacAGGCATGCAACTTGAAAACATTGCACAACAAGCAACACAGAGCAGTTTGAAAAGTTTACAAGACTTCAAGTAGACTTTACAACCCTTCACAACTGAATATTCACAGACAAAACGTAGTCTCTTAAGTTACTGCTGCCATTTTCTCACACATGGGATACCTTCTGTGACTCTCTAGCTTGCTTTATGCTATACAACCATTTGATGATCCTGGCATTTCGCTCTATGGCAGAAATGCCGTACGGCACGCGGTCATTGGCACTGTCGTCGTTTCTAAGGTCACTGTTGCTATCCTGAGACTGTTCACAGTCTGAGCTGATCATGCTTGCACTGCGAAAGTTTAGAGAAATTATATCAGAATTAGCCCTTGCAAAGTTTTCAATCCCAAGATTTTCAAGCTCTTCAGGATCCAGTCCACAGTAATTAAAGAATCTCTCAACATCAGCATCAACACGAAAGTATCTGTCACTTAAGTCCGACTTCGATCGCTGGAGTGATGGCCTTCGTGTTACCCCACAGGTGGGTTCCAAAGTATCGTTGTCTGGAAACTTAAGGGTGGTTAAGGTGGCAATTTTGGGCTTTGGAGGGAGAGGTGGGGCCGAACTGCTACAAGGTATCGCCTTTATTTGTTTCATATTTGTGACTTTCCGAATGTCCGAGGAACTATGAGAAACATGTAAAAAAGTATCACCTGATTTTTCTAGAAGCCTCCTACTGATGTTGGAGTTGGTTTCTTGGGGACTCCCATGACTTTGAGTAGGGTAGACCTTTAAGGATTCTGCAAACGAATGTCGGTTTTGATCAGCGGAGTCTGGTCTACCTGGTGGCCAGTTCCGAGAACTTTGCTTGTGCACAGAACCTGTACTGGAGCCTTCAGAGCTATTGATAATGTTTTTAAGGATTTCTAGCTTTAAGTTCTCTCTTTGTACACAGCTCTCAGACTTTGCATTATTGTTAAACATCTTTAAGGTTGGGCTAGCCAAAGGTCTTTTTGCCCCAGGGCACACAGGAGGTTTTGCAAGTACTGCTGGCTTCACAGGCTCTTGTTTGGCATTGATAACCTCTTGGCTCTTAACATATTTTGACTTATCGGCTTCTAGTCTTTCCACTGCGCTGAGTCTCTTGGGATTAGG is from Rhinoderma darwinii isolate aRhiDar2 chromosome 5, aRhiDar2.hap1, whole genome shotgun sequence and encodes:
- the FAM110B gene encoding protein FAM110B — translated: MPTETLQAGSMGKPGSPAITFASAVPLRILNKGPDYFRRQSEPNPKRLSAVERLEADKSKYVKSQEVINAKQEPVKPAVLAKPPVCPGAKRPLASPTLKMFNNNAKSESCVQRENLKLEILKNIINSSEGSSTGSVHKQSSRNWPPGRPDSADQNRHSFAESLKVYPTQSHGSPQETNSNISRRLLEKSGDTFLHVSHSSSDIRKVTNMKQIKAIPCSSSAPPLPPKPKIATLTTLKFPDNDTLEPTCGVTRRPSLQRSKSDLSDRYFRVDADVERFFNYCGLDPEELENLGIENFARANSDIISLNFRSASMISSDCEQSQDSNSDLRNDDSANDRVPYGISAIERNARIIKWLYSIKQARESQKVSHV